gaaggccataTGCCTCAGTTGCGTTGAGCCTAAATTCCTCTACACCTCGAAGGACGTATGCCTCTGTCGCGTCAAGCATAAATTCCTAAGAAACAATGCAAGGGTCAACGCAAGCGTCAACGCTGGATTAGGAACAATGCAAGGGTCAAGATCCTAAGAAACTTGAGTGGGACTCGGAATAGCTTTGCTCCAAGGCTCACTGTCATCATGACGACCCCTCGGCCCAAGCAAAGTGGGTAGAGGAGAGAATCTCTTTTAAGTTAATattcctccacctccactggcAAGATGGGACTAAAAGATACACATACCTCCATATGGTTGGCCTTTtaagatttattaggaattatacaaatataataagccaaacccatatattctaacatggACAGTCCTATCGACATCACCGTGGGACGATAAGGTAGACTAGCCTGGGCTCCAGTGTTTGATCTGATGCTACAGGAAAAAAATTAGTTACTTCTATGGGGTGGGGCCTTAGATCCCAACtccgcggggggggggggggggggatggggGGCTGTCTCCGATCTTTCAACATGTCAATACCACACCAATCTCAGATCCGTAGGTTAAAATTTTATGTAATGCTTGATGATAACATACTCTACATCactaaaatatttgaaaattttaataaCTATTTAAATGGTGTTTCAAAGCTTGGAGCACGAGACTATGGGAACACTTGACATGTTCTGAGAGCCCCTATATTTCAGTTAGTGAAATATTTCAGCCAGTGAAAGCCGATATGCCATGAGGTGGTAAATCCTCAAGATCGAGTGGCAGAAGTCAGGGGCCGATTCTGCTTGGATCAATGGGGTCATGTGACCCCAGCAAAATTTTGTAAATCCTATAGTAAAATAAGTTCATCAGATAGGTTAAACCTGTCATGTGTTGGAGTTGACCCTAGTGGTGTTCTCACCTAAACCCGCCCCTAGGCAACACCTCAAAAGTGAAAGCTTCTAGAGAAACTCGTAAGGGGTAGCTTTCAAAAACGGGAAAAGTCCCAAAAACCTAACATAAGTCACACCCTTTTCAATTTTCCCACCATATTTCATTTTGAAAATTGCAGCACATTTTCGAGTATAGCTCCCAAACATAATACATCGTCACGTCAATGCTATTTCTCCTTGTTTTCATTTCCTTAGTGTTTGTTCAGTGGTTGCAGTAATTGTTTCAGTGTAGTCCAATTTCAGTTATTTCAATGGTTTTCTGCAGTATATGTGTGAGATCAGTGTGGGGGGAAGGTTCAGTTCTGCAGTGAAGAAATGATACGCCAGAACTGAATCATTGAATCCAATCATTTCATTGTTAGTCTTGTGGCTTGTTCAGTTTTCAACGCATGCCTTGGGCACTGTCTTGCGCTGATCATAGTAAGATACTGGGATGACCAAACGAGTGCTGATGCTATCCACGAGACCACGACTGTCGAAGCTTACTAGCTTGAAGAAGGAGAAATCTGAGATGGAAAAGGACATCTGCTTCGTGTGTGGCAAAGATGGGCATATGGCAAATAACTGTCGCTATCGCAAGAACAGGGAGGATGGCCCTCCTAAGAAAAAGTCTGCAAACGTGACCATCAGCGAGGCCGATGATACTTCAGGGTTTGGTAATTCACCTGTTGTATTTTCAGCTTTTCAATCAACTGATTGGTAGGCTGATATTGGTTCAAATAATCATGTTTGTTCTAACATTTTCTTGCTTTCTTCGTACCAGGAAGCGGACTTCCTCTGTATTAATGGGAAATAGATCAGTTGCGCCTGTTCTTGGTATTAGTATGGTAAATAGCGTATTTCACTGGCTGAAACCTTTCACTAACCGAAATCTAGAGGCTCAAGTGAAAAGCCCATCACGCGAAAACCTCCTGACATATCCAGTAGTGCTTCCATACTCTCGTGCTCCAAATCTTGAAACACCATTTAAATAGttattaaaattttcaaatattttggtGATGTAGAGTATGCTATCATCAAGCGTCCCACAAAAGTTTTAACCCGCGGTTCTAAGATTAGTGTGGTATTGATAGTTTTGAGATTGGTGATGAAGAGACAAAGCTTTGAGATTGGTGTGGTATTGACGGGTTGAAAGATCTGAGACCTTGACCCAtagaattaattttttttcgtCAAAGATAGCATCAGATCAGACGCTGGAGCCAGGCTGGTCTGCCTCATCGTCCGCTTATCACCACAGAGCTGAGAACATATCTCCCAGTGGCGCGAGCGTTTGACGATCCTGCCGTGGGCCGCCCGCTGCTGCCAAAGCCGGCCACCCCGACCGGAACTCTAATCAGAAATGAGACCAGGGGAAATTGACAAGGATGATgacttcttttttaaaaaaaacaaaacggGTGGTACCCTTGCTCACACCGGATATCGAACCCTGGTCGCGAGCTTAGCGCCATTGTGCCTTGACCCTCGTGATCTCACATCGGGTTAAGGATGATGACTTATATCAGGTTTAAGGATTTTCgtcatattttataaattttgctTTATATATTTTCCTTgagaattttgaaattttgcctCTCCTTCATCGGATCTCCAGGATTTACTAACCGGGCCAACTGCTGCAATCTTGGGGTCCAAgtgaaaataaaataacaacaagaATAAACCTCATGAGGCCATAGCCGTCacgaaaaaaaaatagctttatACATTTTTCCCCAAGGTCCGAATATTGAACAATCGACTTAAATCAAACAAATTTACACTGGATGCAGTATGTCCACTCAATTTGCACCAGAGTTTTATTTACTGATAGCAAAAATTATCGATGGTCACCGATAAACGGGATTTTGAGATTTATCAGAATTCTATCGATGATTGACAAAAAAATTCGATcaaaattcaaagaaaaaatagcttaatttctctaaaaaaaataacaccGTTTGTCTTCAAAccatttaatataaaaaaactatacataataatatagaaataaGATAGTATCACTGATTCAAAGATACAACAATAGTGATGTACTGGTGTGTCGTTAGAcagtaattaaaaaaattggataGTAAAGAAATTTATTAGATCTAACCGGTAAAACGGAAATATCATAATCTTATCATCGATAATGTTTTCCCTGATTTGTACACACTCTGAGATACTAAGCCCACGAATCTCATAGCCCAGCACATGTCACGTAACGTGgagtgaaataaataaaatctcCAAACAACTGGGCACTAACAAAACAGTTTATTTCGTAACTTTTTTTCCCATTACATTATAATATCAAATACAAATATGGAACCAATATGAATAGAATGCAAGAGATTGGTCTGATTTCACCGCACTTGTCACTACCATGACTGTGACAGGTTGTGGTGGTGGTAGTAGTAGTAACCGGGGTAGCAATACGGCGACGGGGCCACGACCTTGGGCTCTTCCGGCTTCTTTTCCTCTGATTTTTTCTCCTTCACTTCCTCCACCAGCACGATATTGGCGTGGCCGAGCTTCTTGCGCAGGCATCTGACCAGGCAGATAGTGCCGacgccgtcgccgaccacctccaGCCGGTCCTTGCTGTCACCGGTGACCCCCATCGAGCTCACCCCTACACGACGACACACGCCGGCATTAGTACCGACCAACGCACAGCACGGTAGAAATGTAGAACCAATCCACGTGGACCCCACGTTCGAGCGTGATCTGAGATGGATGCGTACCATCTGCTCTGGCGACCAGCGCCATGGCCTTGGACCGGCTCTTCTCGCACGGCATGGTCACCTGGATCACAATCTTTTGCTGCAAGGCAAAGCGATCAGCATCGGGCATCGCGAAACAGAGGGGACGAAAGAAGCCCAACAAGAGGAGCAGAAATCGAGGCGGTTGCTTAGTTAGTTACCTTCATCGGGTGCTTGCTGCTGGTTTATGGAGAAACTGGGGAAAGAACTGCGGTCGGTGGAAGCTACTCTGATCGATGTTTCGCTGGTGCAACAAAGCGCtgccttgtgaaggagatagcCATGCTCGCGGGCTCTTATATAGTAAGCGGCAATGGAGCAGAGTGCGACTAGCCGGTGAAGACCAAACAAAGAAGAAGCGAAAAAGTTGCTGAAGAGCATTCGTAGCAGGTAAGCTCCCTCCCAATCAAACAAAGTGCCACTAGCTGACGGACTAACGCGTTCTCGCGAGCGGGTCTGCAGGCTCGTACCGATTACTCTTTTAGACATAGAAAATGACTTGAGGAGACGAGACCCGAGCCGAGCCAGTTCTAGTGGCCACTTGCGGAATTGTGCGCTTCGGAGAAGCCGCAGCCGCGACGCGGACCGACTCGATACCAGAGTCGCCTTGGCCTTGTCAGGATTCCCTCCGCCGTTGACCCAATGATCGGTCTCTGCTCAGCACTCCGAAAAATATCGTTCCAGCCATACGCTGAATTGAATGAACCTAGCTACTTTGTGTTTCTTTTAGTTATGTTCTGGTCCTTTTATGGGTGTTTTTGGTTTTTCCCTAAAccaattaattaaaataatatgCAGAAGATAATCGATGAAAAGTAATAGAAATCATAAAGGAAGGGAAAGGaatgaaagaaaaacaaaattagaaAACCCATCAAGTCTCCCTAGCCAATTTCCTTTCTTCTCCCACCAcgtttctttcttctcttggCCCATTTTACTCCCCCAGCATGCCTGTGTTTCTGTCACTGTCACTATCAATGATTAGTGAATCATCAATCTTacagatttataaaaatagtagGGGATACTTCGAGTAGATAAATCACATAGTGCATATAcgattttatacaggtttagatcttccttaggataatagtcTTATGTCATGTTGGTTTTATATTAATCTCTGAAACTGTTTACAATATGGTGTTTGGctagtctagatagatctaaatatAATCGGAGGGTTCTCTTGCATGTAGTTAGTGagagaaattaatatagatcTAAGTTGCAGAGGCTCAAGTGTGCAGAGCTTCCGTAGGCTTGAATGGTGTTAATGGAGTTGTGTTGACTTCTAATAGCTTGTCCTTCACAGGGTTCCTTGGccccatatatatagggagtCGTTGTATGACTCGTGGAGTCTTTTCTTAtcattttttcaaataaactgtgggaacaattcaaataatattctaattaatcaccaggaggatcatcaTTTATAACCACCAcatcgatgattaaccagaatatcatcccggtagttctggcatgtgttttgtgcccaaggattagaacacatgtcttccaacatgtacatcacaacataacttaataaagagcgagtaataaacctttatattacaaatattaagcatgcaactgatttcaacaatttacaacaaaagcgagctaggaggagataaaatccatcaactcctaaccacaaaagaactacgcagcggaaaactaaacttatgaacaacaaaagagaacagtGTTGCATGCCCTTGGGCACCATCTCAACACACCACATTCAGAGtaagatgcactactcttgcccgccaccttAATTGACAGGCACGACGTAGCCAAAAACAGCATCTTCTCCAGCAACAGGAGTAcgtgaaagcgcaggcatgagtacaaaggtacttgcaaaacttaaaccatatagagcacatatacatagctcgactctaaagattatgcattgatcattagcaaggatgaaccacaggttaggtaaaacataagCACTAAGCACCTAAGCATATGTGAGAGCGACTGAAACCTTACTAAAgtatatgaaaactaccctgcaactaacaactgaagaaaaataaatgtaaacaacatgtataaGTAACAAGTACTGatatcaccatctcccacataccgaaccacaaaccatactcgaaactctacgactgatgcagatggatagaagcatgctcatgaccgagagcgtgacagttcaaactgtttatacaccatgcagggatactcctggacctacatgacacgaggaccattcggcttgtgccaccagccaaaatgcacacaaggggtactcgtgacaacttttctcaaccagccccaaccgtttggatcatgcattgCTCAGTGCGGCGGTACTAGAagctactctcggagcaaactagtaccgctataAGCCTGCtcgctcacaccgtcaatgtccaagcccaaaaagccacaactgcagaagtattcagctcgccttaccattagatcggcatgtggtgagtaaggtaagtgctaaagccaacaacaccgacaatcggtgcttaaccggctCAAAGCAGTCTGCGGTGtccggttttcctctaccgacctacccaggggaactccacatccgggcaggataaAACACCATCCTAGTACCGCCCACAccttgtctcatactcaccactcatacaaccatttTAGCCTcgacaagtgtatgtaatcataagaagttcctatgctcgtgaacaacggAATGCGCCGTAGTTCGAATTCTGCCGAATGACCTAACCATGACTAAGCATATAATtcaaactcatacctagacattgacaacatctcaagactacaaggaatgtaaatacacaagtattcaatgtAGAAGGATGCAATTGGCATAGGTTTTACCAATTGGTATCTGACActaactcactaaacatgcatacatacataagatCCGGCTGCAATtcttgaggtgcaacatcaTTGATTTTGGTTGGAACTCGGGGGCATTTCTTAAGTTGCGACACGTGAAAGACGTTATGCACGACAGATAGAGACGGAGGCAAGcccagttgatatgccacctctccacgtcgagcaacaatctggaatggtcccacgtatcgagGCGCTAACTTGCCTCAGACTTGGAACCGACGATCACCcttgagcggtgaaaccttgagatacacatgatctccaattgtgaactcgaggtctcggccttcactcttcggcagacatcacactcagctatAGATCGAGtgatctctcgcttcatgcgagtccaccaaaatggtgacttgaggtcttgatacatttttgtgctccttggatgaatggatagcaaagagtcttgagcttcatcaagaatcttcttcctcagtgcttcaacccttggaaccactagttggttcccaaaccacataACACCCTGATCATCCTCAGAAAAGCATACGGCCTTGccgatcttcttcttctctcggATTCAgaccatgcccttatcatccttttgagccGCTTTGATATCGTCCAAGAGAGTAGATTTGATATCCAAATTGGCAAGGAAGCCATCCAGAACCATTTTGAGCCCAAGCCGatgaaaatcatcacaaagtgtggcattctcAGGCTCGACTCTAAgcaatgacaatgagccttccggcttagtgcatcggcgaccacatttgctttgcctggatgataatgaacctccagttcgtaatctttgatcaactcgagccatcttcgctgcctcatgttcagatcggcttgagtgaaaatgtacttcaaactcttctgatctgtatagatacggcacaagttccccatcagataatgacgtcagatcttcagagcatgcacaactgcagccagctctaagtcatgtatcagataattctcctcgtggtgcttcaactgtcgtgaggcataagcaacaaccctgccttcttgcataaggacacatccgagacCTATacgagaagcatcgcaatagacatcaaaaccctTGCTCATATCTGGCTGAGTGAGAACTGGAGCGATCGTGAGAAACTTTTTCAAGGTCTGGAAAGcggactcacactcacttgaccactcgaacttGTTGCCCTACTTTAGTAACTCGATCATTGGTTTGGTaaccttggagaaattctcgatgaaccagcggtaatagctcgcaagtccgagaaaactctggatgtcCGTGACATTCTTGGCTTGTACCCATTTaagcacatcttgcaccttgcttgggtcaactgcaaTATCATTTTCCGACAGAACATGACCCAGCAAAGTTACCTCcttgagctagaactcacacttgctgaatttaGCATTaagctgatgatctctgagtcgaCCATTTACACTACAgaggtgctcaacatgctctgcatcagtcttggagtatatgtgaatgtcatcgatgaaaaccatgataaacttatccaattcctccatgaacacggtgttcatcaaatacatgaagaatgccggcgcattcgtcaatccgaaggacatgacgatga
This genomic window from Phragmites australis chromosome 7, lpPhrAust1.1, whole genome shotgun sequence contains:
- the LOC133924392 gene encoding heavy metal-associated isoprenylated plant protein 47-like; the encoded protein is MKQKIVIQVTMPCEKSRSKAMALVARADGVSSMGVTGDSKDRLEVVGDGVGTICLVRCLRKKLGHANIVLVEEVKEKKSEEKKPEEPKVVAPSPYCYPGYYYYHHHNLSQSW